A DNA window from Brenneria izadpanahii contains the following coding sequences:
- the ilvN gene encoding acetolactate synthase small subunit produces the protein MRRILSVLLENESGALSRVVGLFSQRGYNIESLTVAPTDDPTLSRMTIQTVGDEKVLEQIEKQLHKLVDVLRVSELGQGSHVEREIMLVKLQATGYGREEVKRCAEIFRGQIVDVTTSLYTVQLAGTSDKLDAFLNAVREVAEIVEVARSGIVGVSRGDKIMR, from the coding sequence ATGCGGCGGATTTTATCGGTATTACTTGAAAATGAATCGGGTGCATTGTCGCGCGTCGTCGGCCTGTTCTCTCAGCGCGGCTACAATATCGAAAGTTTGACCGTTGCGCCCACTGACGATCCGACGCTGTCGCGTATGACCATTCAAACGGTCGGCGATGAAAAAGTGCTGGAGCAGATAGAGAAGCAACTGCATAAGCTGGTGGATGTTTTACGCGTCAGCGAACTGGGGCAGGGTTCCCACGTTGAGCGTGAAATCATGCTGGTGAAACTGCAGGCTACGGGCTATGGCCGTGAAGAGGTCAAACGTTGCGCGGAGATTTTCCGCGGGCAGATTGTCGATGTCACCACCTCGCTTTATACCGTGCAGTTGGCGGGAACCAGCGACAAGCTGGATGCGTTCCTTAACGCGGTTCGTGAAGTGGCGGAGATTGTGGAAGTCGCGCGTTCGGGGATCGTCGGCGTATCCCGCGGCGATAAAATCATGCGCTAG
- the ilvI gene encoding acetolactate synthase 3 large subunit, which translates to MEMLSGAEMVVRSLIDQGVKHVFGYPGGAVLDIYDALHTVGGIEHILVRHEQGAVHMADGYARATGEVGVVLVTSGPGATNAITGIATAYMDSIPMVVLSGQVATSLIGYDAFQECDMVGISRPIVKHSFLVKQAEDVPTILKKAFYLASSGRPGPVVVDLPKDVMNPANKLPYMYPDHVSMRSYNPTVQGHKGQIRRALQTLLTAERPVIYSGGGVITSDSHQELRALAEKLNLPVATSLMGLGGFPGTHRQCLGMLGMHGTYEANMAMHHADVIFAVGVRFDDRTTNNLEKYCPDATVLHIDIDPASISKTVSADIPIVGDAKQVLTLMLELLAQDDAQQQFDALRDWWQNIEQWRARHCLKYSQDGDSIKPQAVIETLYRLTKGDAYVASDVGQHQMFAALYYQFDLPRRWVNSGGLGTMGFGLPAALGVKLALPEETVICITGDGSIQMNIQELSTALQYGLPIVVVNLNNRFLGMVKQWQDMIYSGRHSSSYMESLPDFVKLAEAYGHIGISIDTPDELEGKLAQALAQKHRLVFVDVKVDSNEHVYPMQIRGGGMDEMWLSKTERT; encoded by the coding sequence ATGGAGATGTTGTCAGGCGCCGAGATGGTGGTCCGATCGTTAATCGATCAGGGCGTGAAACATGTGTTCGGCTATCCCGGCGGTGCGGTGCTGGATATTTATGATGCCTTGCATACCGTTGGCGGTATTGAACACATTTTAGTCCGCCATGAACAGGGCGCGGTGCATATGGCCGACGGCTATGCGCGTGCTACAGGCGAAGTCGGCGTTGTGCTGGTGACATCTGGTCCCGGCGCCACCAACGCGATTACCGGTATCGCTACCGCCTATATGGATTCGATCCCCATGGTGGTGCTTTCCGGCCAGGTCGCTACGTCCCTGATTGGCTATGATGCTTTTCAGGAGTGCGACATGGTGGGAATTTCCCGCCCGATAGTGAAGCACAGCTTTCTGGTCAAGCAGGCGGAAGATGTTCCGACCATACTGAAAAAAGCGTTTTATCTGGCGTCCAGCGGCCGTCCCGGCCCGGTGGTGGTGGATTTACCGAAAGACGTTATGAACCCGGCCAATAAGCTGCCTTACATGTATCCCGATCACGTCAGCATGCGTTCATACAATCCGACGGTTCAGGGGCATAAAGGTCAAATCCGGCGCGCGTTGCAAACGCTGCTGACGGCGGAAAGGCCCGTTATCTACAGCGGCGGCGGCGTCATCACCTCCGACAGTCATCAGGAACTGCGGGCGCTGGCGGAAAAACTCAATTTGCCGGTCGCGACTTCGTTGATGGGATTGGGCGGCTTCCCCGGCACGCATCGTCAATGTTTGGGCATGCTCGGCATGCATGGTACTTATGAAGCCAATATGGCGATGCACCACGCCGATGTGATTTTTGCCGTCGGGGTTCGTTTTGACGATCGCACCACCAATAATCTGGAAAAATATTGCCCTGACGCCACGGTGTTGCACATCGATATCGATCCGGCGTCGATTTCCAAAACCGTTTCCGCGGATATTCCGATCGTCGGCGACGCCAAGCAGGTATTAACCCTGATGCTGGAACTGCTGGCGCAGGATGACGCTCAGCAGCAGTTCGACGCGCTGCGCGACTGGTGGCAGAATATCGAGCAATGGCGGGCCCGCCATTGTCTGAAATACAGTCAGGATGGCGATAGCATAAAACCGCAGGCGGTAATCGAAACCCTATACCGCTTGACGAAGGGCGATGCTTATGTGGCCTCGGACGTGGGGCAGCATCAGATGTTCGCCGCGCTTTACTACCAATTCGATCTCCCGCGCCGTTGGGTTAACTCCGGCGGCCTGGGCACTATGGGATTCGGCTTGCCCGCCGCGTTGGGCGTCAAGCTGGCGCTGCCGGAAGAAACGGTGATCTGCATAACCGGCGACGGCAGTATCCAGATGAATATTCAGGAACTCTCTACCGCGCTGCAATATGGTTTGCCGATTGTGGTGGTTAACCTGAACAACCGTTTCCTCGGCATGGTGAAGCAGTGGCAGGATATGATTTATTCCGGTCGTCACTCCAGCTCGTATATGGAATCATTGCCGGATTTCGTCAAGCTGGCGGAAGCCTATGGCCATATCGGTATTTCCATCGACACGCCTGACGAGTTGGAAGGCAAGCTGGCGCAAGCGTTGGCGCAAAAACATCGTCTGGTGTTTGTGGATGTCAAAGTGGACAGCAACGAGCATGTTTATCCCATGCAGATCCGCGGCGGCGGGATGGATGAAATGTGGCTAAGCAAAACGGAGAGGACCTGA
- the leuA gene encoding 2-isopropylmalate synthase, with protein MSQQVIIFDTTLRDGEQALQASLSVKEKLQIALALERMGVDVMEVGFPVSSPGDFESVQTIARHVKNSRVCGLTRCVEKDIDVAAEALRVADAFRIHTFIATSPMHIATKLRSTLDDVIERAIYMIKHARNYTDDVEFSCEDAGRTPIADLSRVVEAAIAAGARTINIPDTVGYTMPHEFGNIIASLYERVPNIDKAIISVHTHDDLGLAVGNAMAAVHAGARQVEGTLNGIGERAGNCALEEVIMAIKTRHDILNVHTDINHQEIYRTSQLVSQICNMPIPANKAVVGSNAFAHSSGIHQDGVLKNRENYEIMTPESIGLKEVQLNLTSRSGRAAVKHRMEEMGYKDSDYNLDNLYAEFLKLADKKGQVFDYDLEALAFINNKQEDAEFYRLDYFSVQSGSSMMATASVKLECGDETQSEAATGNGPVDAVYQAINRLTGYQVSLVKYQLTAKGQGRDALGQVDIVADYQGRRFHGVGLATDIVESSAQAMVNVLNNIKRAQQVEKEIQRLQQHNSKQQNSQETV; from the coding sequence ATGAGCCAACAAGTGATTATTTTTGATACCACATTACGTGACGGAGAACAGGCTCTGCAGGCCAGTCTGAGCGTGAAAGAGAAGCTCCAGATTGCGCTGGCGCTGGAAAGAATGGGCGTCGACGTAATGGAAGTTGGCTTTCCGGTTTCCTCACCCGGCGATTTCGAATCCGTACAGACTATCGCCCGTCACGTTAAAAATAGCCGGGTCTGCGGACTGACTCGCTGTGTAGAAAAGGATATTGACGTGGCCGCCGAGGCGCTGCGCGTGGCGGATGCATTCCGCATCCATACCTTTATCGCCACCTCGCCGATGCATATCGCCACCAAACTGCGCAGTACGTTGGATGACGTTATCGAACGCGCCATCTATATGATCAAACACGCGCGCAACTACACTGACGACGTCGAGTTTTCCTGCGAAGACGCAGGCCGTACGCCGATTGCGGATCTGAGCCGGGTCGTGGAGGCGGCGATCGCCGCCGGCGCCCGCACGATCAACATTCCGGATACCGTCGGCTATACCATGCCCCATGAATTCGGCAATATCATCGCTTCTCTGTACGAGCGCGTGCCCAATATCGATAAGGCTATCATTTCCGTTCACACCCATGACGATCTGGGGCTGGCGGTAGGCAATGCGATGGCGGCGGTTCACGCCGGAGCCCGCCAGGTGGAAGGCACGCTGAACGGCATCGGCGAACGCGCCGGCAACTGCGCGCTGGAAGAGGTGATCATGGCGATAAAAACCCGTCATGACATCCTGAATGTTCATACCGATATCAATCATCAGGAAATCTATCGCACCAGCCAACTGGTCAGCCAGATTTGCAACATGCCGATCCCGGCCAATAAGGCGGTCGTCGGTTCAAACGCGTTTGCCCACTCGTCCGGCATCCACCAGGACGGCGTACTGAAAAACCGCGAAAACTACGAAATCATGACGCCGGAATCCATCGGTCTGAAAGAAGTACAGTTGAATCTGACCTCGCGTTCCGGCCGCGCCGCCGTGAAACACCGCATGGAAGAGATGGGCTATAAAGATAGCGACTACAACCTGGATAATTTGTACGCCGAATTCCTGAAACTGGCAGACAAAAAAGGTCAGGTTTTCGATTATGATCTGGAAGCGTTGGCGTTCATCAACAATAAGCAAGAAGACGCGGAATTTTATCGTCTGGACTATTTCAGCGTACAATCCGGTTCCAGCATGATGGCGACCGCATCGGTTAAACTGGAGTGCGGCGATGAAACGCAATCCGAAGCCGCTACCGGCAACGGCCCGGTCGACGCCGTCTATCAGGCGATTAACCGTCTCACCGGATACCAGGTTTCACTGGTTAAATATCAACTGACCGCCAAAGGACAAGGCAGAGATGCGCTGGGTCAGGTAGATATCGTAGCGGATTATCAGGGCCGCCGTTTCCACGGCGTCGGCTTGGCGACGGATATTGTCGAATCTTCTGCTCAGGCGATGGTGAACGTCCTGAACAATATCAAACGCGCTCAGCAGGTAGAAAAAGAAATTCAACGTCTGCAGCAGCACAACAGCAAACAACAAAATAGTCAGGAAACAGTGTGA
- the leuB gene encoding 3-isopropylmalate dehydrogenase, giving the protein MTKSYHIAVLPGDGIGPEVMVQAHKVLEAVRQRFDMRITTSEYDVGGIAIDRQGMPLPQSTIAGCEQADAILFGSVGGPKWEHLPPNEQPERGALLPLRKHFRLFSNLRPARLYQGLEAFCPLRGDIAAKGFDILCVRELTGGIYFGQPKGREGSGQYERAFDTEVYHRFEIERIAHIAFESARKRRSIVTSIDKANVLQSSILWREIVNEIAKSYPDVKLSHMYIDNATMQLIKDPSQFDVVLCSNLFGDILSDECAMITGSMGMLPSASLNEQGFGLYEPAGGSAPDIAGKNIANPIAQILSLALLLRYSLGADDAAAAIEKAVNTALAEGYRTADLASAGNAVGTDEMGDIIARFVAQGA; this is encoded by the coding sequence ATGACAAAGAGTTACCATATTGCCGTCTTACCCGGAGACGGTATTGGCCCGGAAGTGATGGTTCAGGCCCACAAAGTATTGGAAGCAGTACGTCAACGTTTCGATATGCGCATTACCACCAGCGAATACGACGTGGGCGGCATTGCCATTGACCGTCAAGGTATGCCGCTGCCGCAGTCAACCATTGCCGGCTGCGAACAGGCCGATGCGATCCTGTTTGGTTCCGTCGGCGGTCCGAAATGGGAACATCTGCCCCCGAACGAACAGCCGGAGCGCGGCGCGTTACTGCCGTTGCGTAAGCATTTCCGCCTGTTCAGCAACCTGCGTCCGGCGCGTCTGTATCAAGGGCTGGAAGCCTTCTGTCCGCTGCGCGGCGATATCGCCGCCAAAGGCTTCGATATTCTGTGCGTGCGTGAACTGACCGGCGGCATCTACTTCGGCCAGCCGAAAGGCCGCGAAGGCAGCGGTCAGTACGAACGCGCATTCGATACCGAGGTTTATCACCGCTTCGAGATTGAGCGTATCGCCCATATCGCTTTCGAATCAGCCCGTAAGCGTCGCAGCATCGTCACCTCCATTGACAAAGCCAACGTACTGCAAAGCTCCATCCTGTGGCGTGAAATCGTCAATGAAATCGCTAAAAGCTACCCTGACGTGAAGCTGTCGCATATGTATATCGACAACGCCACCATGCAGCTGATCAAAGATCCTTCACAGTTCGACGTGGTGCTGTGCTCCAACCTGTTCGGCGACATTCTGTCCGACGAATGCGCCATGATCACCGGTTCGATGGGCATGCTGCCGTCCGCCAGCCTGAACGAACAGGGTTTTGGTCTGTACGAGCCGGCTGGCGGTTCAGCGCCGGATATCGCAGGTAAAAATATCGCCAACCCGATTGCGCAGATTTTGTCTCTGGCGCTGCTGTTACGTTACAGCCTGGGGGCTGATGATGCCGCCGCCGCTATCGAAAAAGCGGTTAACACGGCGCTGGCCGAAGGCTATCGCACGGCGGATCTGGCCAGCGCAGGCAATGCGGTCGGCACCGATGAAATGGGCGACATCATCGCCCGGTTTGTGGCACAAGGGGCGTGA
- the leuL gene encoding leu operon leader peptide codes for MFNYSFLLGLLLNASTLRGMPVGGIQN; via the coding sequence ATGTTCAACTACTCCTTCCTACTAGGCCTACTACTAAACGCATCTACGTTGCGCGGTATGCCGGTGGGCGGAATTCAGAACTGA